AGACCAGGTGGCGGCGTTACAGAACGTCTCTGTCCTATTTCTGTTGCCACGGCAATTGATATCCAAGTTGTCTCCAATGAACTTCCCAGTTGTGCTATTGTACTGCGCAAAACCTTGTTTGACCACGTAAAAGCTGTGTCCGTGCAAATGCACCGGGTGGCCGAATCCCTTTCCTTGACCCATGTTCAGGAAGACCATCTGCACCGTGTCGCCGTAGTTGATATCCAAGTGGTAGGTGCAGGCACATACCTTGTCTTCGCCACATTTCTCTGGGTCACACCCCCAATGCATCTCGTCCATCTGTCCGAGTGGATTAACCTGAGGATGATGAAAGGTCCGGCCGTTCACAGATGCTGGGGTCCACCCTATTCCAGGAAAAGCAAAATTGAGGAAAAACTGCTTGTAGCTCGAGTTACCGGCCTTTGGAGCATCGCCTTCCTTTCCACGGAGTTGATCAACGCTGATGCACTCGATGTTGGACTCGGTGTTGTTCTCTTTGGGATAATATGTGAATGGACAATTCAGAACTTTGCAAGGTTTTGCCGGAGTACAAGCCCGCCGTGATGTGGTTGGTTCATCATGCGAATCAACACCCTGGTAGTTCAGAACGGCTTCTGCAATGTGATTCAAGCCAACATCCAAGGTCTGTGCGCGGATCATGTAGTTCTTTACGGTTTTGTTTGCCTCTAACATGACGTCGTACCTCTCGCCAGGATTGATGATGAAGGATTCAACCGGGATGGGTTCCACATCGGAGCCATCTGTAGCTACAGCGGTCAGTTCGTGTTCATCAACAGAGAATCTAAACGGGTACAGTGCTCCTGCATTGATCACGCGTAATCTGTAGTTGCTCCCTttcttgaccttgaacttggtCAAGGGCGCACCATTGTGGGTGGTGGACGTATTATACCATCTTCCAAGACCGTTGATGAGGCCAGATTGGATATTGAAATTGCTAAACATTCCTCCATCGTGGCTTGCTGTGCCATTGATCTTTGTTGTCCCCTTGAACATTCCATATGCAACCTTGAAGAAGTTCATCTCAGAGCTCCAATCGTGGTTGTAGTCCTGAAGCTGAATCACGTGTTCCTCTGGTTCAGGTTTGTTTGGGACCGGCTTGTTTTTAATTATAAAAGCACCATATATCCCCATTGTGCGCTGGTTACCCGCGTGGGCATGATACCAATAGGTTCCGCCAGGCTGCGTGATATTGAAGTTGTGAGCGAACGTTTGACCAGGGTAGATCGGGCATTGCGTGACGAAGCTAACGCCATCGGCGTATGGTGTCCCCTGCTGCACGATGCCGTGAAAATGGATTGATGTCGCGGGTTCTGTCATATGATTCTTGATATGCACTGTAATGTTTTGACCTTTGTAAACGGTCAATGTTGGTCCAGGCAAGGTTCCATTTACGAGATACAACATCCGTGACTCGGGGTAGCCGTCTGCAACAATGACGTCCGATGTGTTGACTGGCGTTGAACCGGCGTAGTTGTTCGTCGGCGAGTGATAATAGATTTTTCCGTTCCAGGGAAAGGTCATCTTCTTCATGTGAACAGCAGTCAAGGCAACCACGATGTGAAGCCAGTATTCGCATGACTTCATATCTGGTCGACAGGGTTCAGAGGGCGGGATAAACTCCATAGGTCTTTCTACAGCTTGTACTGCAACCACCATTATAATAGAGGCTGCGCAGACAGCCAACAGGGCCTTTTCCGCCACCATCCTGAAAGTATAGAAGAACCGGACCCGTAAACATTTAACTGATTCATTTTGTAGTTTCCCTGAAGTTGGCGCAAGAGAGATTtcacatgagtcaataaaatctgtcctgtgcagtcaaccatggaaggatTATGATTCTGCCGGCGTCAAATTAACCGAGAGTGCTTGCTCTTCAAGTTATACATATGCATGTTTGAGAGTAAATGCCAAactaataaaatatatataccattttgtaagtgtaacatttttattgactcaCTCTGTATAGAGACTATGACCGTCAATGACTAGATAAACGATATAGAATCGCTTAATTCTCAtggcatttcaaacttttacaccaATAGCCGTATTGTCACCTGGCCATTTACGAAAATCTAGCTTCAAGCTTTCAACTTTTATTGTATAACTGCCTTTGGTTTCTACTGGATGAAGGAGTCTGGGCCTGAGAACCCCGGAAACTACATGTGTACATAAATCTAATTTAGGTCACCTTAAATATGACGTTATCAAGAGACCTCGAAAAGCGTGGATCAAATGCGACTTCGAATAGAACGCCATCGAGGTGTGTATACGATTTTAacctgctgtacattttgtatcaaCTGGCTAAAAGTGGCTGTCATTTCCCTGAAAACGTCTGCCACGGTGTCCGATCATAAAACAAAATTATATTATTCGATGTACGCGATATCGCTTGAGTATCACTAATTTTGGTTGTCATATTTgcagttaatctggcaaatAGAAGGGGTGGCGGGTGATCACATCAGATGCTGCTACCCCTGATGCTTGCCTTTTACAACTGCAGCAGTAATCACCACCACGATGAGATGTGCATGAGAgaaatcgcgtacgaataaaacGATTTTGTCTTTCATTGGAGACCGTGTCTGCTGGCttaaaagattttcaaaatccCAACATCTATTTTTAAAAGTCTAGAAACCAGCGAATGCGAGGTCTCTTTCTCGGAGAAAAAAAAGCGATTCGTAAAATGTAGTAAGGCTTGTTTTGTAACCGTTTGTGCGAACGACAAAGTACGGAATACGAAGGTCTAACGTGTCAAAGTTGTCTTCGAGTCCTGCGCGAATTCATTAATGTGACACTCGTTGATAGCTTTCAAATCGGGTCAGCAACAGAAGGAATCAGGAATGGATTTTGCGAAAACGACCGTCGTCCGTAAAATACATTTAATACATACTTAATTCTCCGTCGCCCGATTTTTCGATTAGTATTGCGTCTTGTCGATAAAAATCCTCGTAAAATGATTACTGCCAAAGTTAATCCAAAAGTCACTCcttgctctctctctctccatcGAAGTGCGACACGACGGCTACGGGTAACTTGTTTACAAATCGACACGGACTGAATCTTGACACCAACAAAAGGTTGTTCgacattttttattgaaatatcgaTCACGTGATACATCGATTATTCAGCAGATGAATGCTCTTCAAGGaaccatttcaaaacaaaaagccAAAATAATTGTTCACAGGATGGGTTGTCTGGGAGTATTTGTATGGTCGGTTGTGTTTTTTAGTCCTCCAAGTAAACATTTGGCACACATATGTATTGAACATCAAATTACTCTTATTTCACCGACCTCAGACCGGCTCTGTATATTAATTCAAGCAGATGTTCGCACAGTACGGTCATTCAGCGCGATTTTGTTTGATTTATAGACAATAGATTGGCCACGCCAACTAGCTCAATGTTAATGACATCATGCCCCatcttggcctttgtttcgatTTGGTAGTAATCAATAAAACGGTATTTGGTTTGTCAAATCCATGCTACCGTGGGCCATCATAAAATATATGAGGGGTGATTTAATGTAGTCATTTCATAACTGTCCAGTCGCTGGCGATAGTCTAATCTACACGTGTCTTCCTCTCACTCTCCGGTTCCTCAACCCAGCTTCCGAACTCACAGGTCAAAAATATTTGCACTATCGTCAGGGTGACGATGAAGCTGAAACCTTGACCCTCAGTGCGGAAAATAACAGACGCAAAAAGCGCGATCCAAATCTGATACATCACAGAAGCGCATTGGGCCGCTATTGCCAACTGCTGCAAGGTCCCGGTATCAACACATCTAGCTTTATACACCAAATAGCCACACACCAAGAAAATTGTAGTACTTTTTGGAGATCCGCTCGACGAGCACTGGAAAACAAACCAGTTCAGCATGCCCGACTTGGTTTCATGCTTGCCGAACAAGTGAAGAATTCTGCTTCGTTTGGCGAGGTAGATAAAGTACAGCTTTAGCCATTCACCAAGAGCAGAGATGTCATATTGGAATTGAAATATATATGAATGCATGATTTGCTTTCTGTGTCATAATTATTATCAAAACGAAACTCGTTTTGAACTGCTGTCAGTAATGCCCAATGTAAGAAAGGGATACTGGTACCGAAGAAGAAGGCAGCGACCTGCGATCGGTTTCGAGCCCCACGGAGGGTATCGGAAGTGCGTCACAGTTGAGTTCGTCAGGCGAGTGAAGAAGTTAATCCCCAAAGAATCCATCGTCTCTTCTCCGGAGAATGAAATTGCGTCATAAAGTGTATGCAGTGCCTTATTCTACAGACACTGTTGAAGCAGATTGAAGAAAGCACGATTGTAAAAAGCATAAATTTATTTTAgaaattgctacatgtattgtaaatataagatatcaaaatcaacaaaactggtgaaatataCAGTATAAAATATGTTTGAGGATGTGTTTATATCCATTCGTTTTACTTCCCAACCAACCTTGTTTTTACATCAGCTCAATCTAAGTAAATCACAGACCTTGGCAGATTTCATAGGGTGCATCTGTTTTAGTGCCATGCATTTGATTGGTGAATCTTAGACCTTTGAGTGAGGCAGTGCATTTAGTAGCGCTTTATAACGAGCCACTAACATATGCAATTCAGAGTGGCCTCTAGAATTCCAACCAGTTGAGGTAGGAATGcacatgaaaattaaaaaaacctgtgaCATGTGAAAAGCAGCGCCAGGGGATGTCCTGTTCGCACTTTGAGAAGTTTTAAAATCTGAACGTCAAAAGCAACACTAGCATTTCAGCCGTACATCGACTTTGATAGAACATGTCCCCTACTACACactgagaggggggggggggcttactCTCGAGACCCGTCCAATAACAACCCTCAGGAATTCAAATCTGAACATACCCTTTACATAAAGATATGGCTATGTGCAAGCTCTCTGTCGATCAGGTTCCCTTACTATTCACTCATCAGAAACATACATACAGAGTTGCAGGTTATGATCTTCTCACAAAGATGTGCCACGCAAAAAGGAATGGGGCCCAAATTTTGCCCACAAGGCAAATTCTCTACACTCAACAGTTTTCCAGTCGTACGGGGAGTGATGTTATGCTTTAACAGCGTTTGCTGTTGCTGTGAATTAGAGTGAATTAGAATAAATCTTGTTCAGGAGCAGTTTGACAGCCATAGTTCGTGTACTTTTCATCTAAATGTGTCTACATGATATCGCGAGTTCCGTAATTAACTTCCTTTACCACACTCTCGCGTCTGGATCTTACGCGAGACCCCATTTCAGTTTAACCCCTTATCATATCCCTAACATCCCTTACCCTTAATATCCCTTACCCTTACCCCTTAATACTAATCCTAACACGCTAATCCTAATCTGATAATCGCTAAAAAACGCCTAGATCAAGTAACAATGAGATTTACGTAAAAGTAGCCTAACCAAGATCAAAACTTCACATCAGTTGCTGCTTTCCTATCATCACCAGTCACACCGCCATTGTCGTGGTACTTAGCACTGTTTCTCGATCTAGGTGGCTCAGGCTCTCGCTTCAGACAGCAGCAACACCAGACTACGATTACAACATTAGTAGCCACCAGGAGAATGAGAATTCCAGCAACGGCCCAGAATGCATCACCTGTACAAAGAAAACAGTCATAATTTAAAAGCAAACTTCCGAGGGGGTATTACGCCGTGTAAGTAGTATGGATTTATCTATACGTGCTGTAATGCATACTCAAAAGAGTCGTTCGATTTAATATTCTGTATTGCAGGGTTGACTGTACGTGCCACCTGAAAAGGAAATCACTTACGGTAGTTAAACTCTTCGCCTTTCGTTCTGGGTTTATCGGTAGGTTTCGATTCTTGAAGTGCATAGCTCCCATCGTAGTCGAAGTTCCTACACGTCGGAAAGCCTTTCGGAGGTTTCGGGATTCTGTCTTTGCCTTCTCTCACCATCATCGCCATACCGTCATTGTTGTGCATTTCGATGTGACAATGCAGGATCCATACGCCGGGGTTGTCAGCCTTGAAGCGGATGATCACATAGCTGCTGGTTGGAACGATGATGGTGTCCTTGAGAGGGGGTTTCTTCAGGTTCAAACCAGGGATGTTGTCCCCGTCCCACGCGCTATCAGACCAGGTGGCGGCGTTACAGAACGTCTCTGTCCTATTTCTGTTGCCACGGCAATTGATATCCAAGTTGTCTCCAATGAACTTCCCAGTTGTGCTATTGTACTGCGCAAAACCTTGTTTGACCACGTAAAAGCTGTGTCCGTGCAAATGCACCGGATGGCCGAATCCCTTTCCTTGACCCATGTTCAGGAAGACCATCTGCACCGTGTCGCCGTAGTTGATATCCAAGTGGTAGGTGCAGGCACATACCTTGTCTTCGCCACATTTCTCTGGGTCACACCCCCAATGCATCTCGTCCATCTGTCCGAGTGGATTAACCTGAGGATGATGAAAGGTCCGGCCGTTCACAGATGCTGGGGTCCACCCTATTCCAGGAAAAGCAAAATTGAGGAAAAACTGCTTGTAGCTCGAGTTACCGGCCTTTGGAGCATCGCCTTCCTTTCCACGGAGTTGATCAACGCTGATGCACTCGATGTTGGACTCGGTGTTGTTCTCTTTGGGATAATATGTGAATGGACAATTCAGAACTTTGCAAGGTTTTGCCGGAGTACAAGCCCGCCGTGATGTGGTTGGTTCATCATGCGAATCAACACCCTGGTAGTTCAGAACGGCTTCTGCAATGTGATTCAAGCCAACATCCAAGGTCTGTGCGCGGATCATGTAGTTCTTTACGGTTTTGTTTGCCTCTAACATGACGTCGTACCTCTCGCCAGGATTGATGATGAAGGATTCAACCGGGATGGGTTCCACATCGGAGCCATCTGTAGCTACAGCGGTCAGTTCGTGTTCATCAACAGAGAATCTAAACGGGTACAGTGCTCCTGCATTGATCACGCGTAATCTGTAGTTGCTCCCTttcttgaccttgaacttggtCAAGGGCGCACCATTGTGGGTGGTGGACGTATTATACCATCTTCCAAGACCGTTGATGAGGCCAGATTGGATATTGAAATTGCTAAACATTCCTCCATCGTGGCTTGCTGTGCCATTGATCTTTGTTGTCCCCTTGAACAGTCCATATGCGACCTTGAAGAAGTTCATCTCAGAGCTCCAATCGTGGTTGTAGTCCTGAAGCTGAATCACGTGTTCCTCTGGTTCAGGTTTGTTTGGGACCGGCTTGTTTTTAATTATAAAAGCACCATATATCCCCATTGTGCGCTGGTTACCCGCGTGGGCATGATACCAATAGGTTCCGCCAGGCTGCGTGATATTGAAGTTGTGAGCGAACGTTTGACCAGGGTAGATCGGGCATTGCGTGACGAAGCTAACGCCATCGGCGTATGGTGTCCCCTGCTGCACGATGCCGTGAAAATGGATTGATGTCGCGGGTTCTGTCATATGATTCTTGATATGCACAGTAATGTTTTGACCTTTGTAAACGGTCAATGTTGGTCCAGGCAAGGTTCCATTTACGAGATACAACATCCGTGACTCGGGGTAGCCGTCTGCAACAATGACGTCCGATGTGTTGACTGGCGTTGAACCGGTGTAGTTGTTCGTCGGCGAGTGGTAATAGATTTTTCCGTTCCAGGGAAAGGTCATCTTCTTCATGTGAACAGCAGTCAAGGCAACCACGATGTGAAGCCAGTATTCGCATGACTTCATATCTGGTCGACAGGGTTCAGAGGGCGGGATAAACTCCATAGGTCTTTCTACAGCTTGTACTGCAACCACCATTATTATAGAGGCTGCGCAGACAGCCAACAGGGCCTTTTCCGCCACCATCCTGAAAGTATAGAAGAACCGGACCCGTAAACATTTAACTGATTCATTTTGTAGTTTCCCTGAAGTTGGCGCAAGAGAGATTtcacatgagtcaataaaatctgtcctGTGCAATCAACCATGGAAGGATTATGATTCTGCCGGCGTCAACTTAACCGAGAGTGCTTGCTCTTCAAGTTATACATATGCATGTTTGAGAGAAAATGCCAAactaataaaatatatataccattttgtaagtgtaacatttttattgactcaCTCTGTATAGAGACTATGACCGTCAATGACTAGATAAACGATATAGAATCGCTTAATTCTCAtggcatttcaaacttttacaccaATAGCCGTATTGTCACCTGGCCATTTACGAAAATCTAGCTTCAAGCTTTCAACTTTTATTGTATAACTGCCTTTGGTTTCTACTGGATGAAGGAGTCTGGGCCTGAGAACCCCGGAAACTACATGTGTACATAAATCTAATTTAGGTCACCTCAAATGTGACGTTATCAAGAGACCTCGAAAAGCGTGGATCAAATGCGACTTCGAATAGAACGCCATCGAGGTGTGTATACGATTTTAacctgctgtacattttgtatcaaCTAGCTAAAAGTGGCTGTCATTTCCCTGAAAACGTCTGCCACGGTGTCCGATCATAAAACAAAATTATATTATTCGATGTACGCGATATCGCTTGAGTATCACTAATTTTGGTTGTCATATTTgcagttaatctggcaaatAGAAGGGGTGGCGGATGATCACATCAGATGCTGCTACCCCTGATGCTTGCCTTTTACAACTGCAGCAGTAATCACCACCACGATGAGATGTGCATGAGAgaaatcgcgtacgaataaaacGATTTTGTCTTTCATTGGAGACCGTGTCTGCTGGCttaaaagattttcaaaatccCAACATCTATTTTTAAAAGTCTAGAAACCAGCGAATGCGAGGTCTCTTTCTCGGAGAAAAAAAAACGATTCGTAAAATGTAGTAAGGCTTGTTTTGTAACCGTTTGTGCGAACGACAAAGTACGGAATACGAAGGTCTAACGTGTCAAAGTTGTCTTCGAGTCCTGCGCGAATTCATTAATGTGACACTCGTTAATAGCTTTCAAATCGGGTCAGCAACAGAAGGAATCAGGAATGGATTTTGCGAAAACGACCGTCGTCCGTAAAATACATTTAATACATACTTAATTCTCCGTCGCCCGATTTTTCGATTAGTATTGTGTCTTGTCGATAAAAATCCTCGTTACTGCCAAAGTTAATCCAAAAGTCACTCCTTGCTATCTCTCTCTCCATCGAAATGCGACACGACGGCTACGGGTAACTTGTTTACAAATCGACACGGACTAAATCTTGATACCAACAAAAGGTTGTTcgaaaatttttattgaaatatcgaACACGTGATACATCGATTAGTCAGCAGATGAATGCTCTTCAAGGaaccatttcaaaacaaaaagccAAAATAATTGTTCACAGGATGGGTTGTCTGGGAGTATTTGTATGGTCGGTTGTGTTTTTTAGTCCTCCAAGTAAACATTTGGCACACATATGTATTGAACATCAAATTACTCTTATTTCACCGACCTTAGACCGGCTCTGTATATTAATTCAAGCAGATGTTCGCACAGTACGGTCATTCAGCGCGATTTTGTTTGATTTATATAGACAATAGATTGGCCACGCCAACTAGCTCAATGTTAATGACATCATGCCCCatcttggcctttgtttcgatTTGGTAGTAATCAATAAAACGGTATTTGGTTTGTCAAATCCATGCTACCGTGGGCCATCATAAAATATATGAGGGGTGATTTAATGTAGTCATTTCATAACTGTCCAGTCGCTGGCGATAGTCTAATCTACACGTGTCTTCCTCTCACTCTCCGGTTCCTCAACCCAGCTTCCGAACTCACAGGTCAAAAATATTTGCACTATCGTCAGGGTGACGATGAAGCTGAAACCTTGACCCTCAGTGCGGAAAATAACAGACGCAAAAAGCGCGATCCAAATCTGATACATCACAGAAGCGCATTGGGCCGCTATTGCCAACTGCTGCAAGGTCCCGGTATCAACACATCTAGCTTTATACACCAAATAGCCACACACCAAGAAAATAGGGCAGAGAACTAGACTTGGTTCGTAGAGATAGAAAAACATACTGTGGAGAGATGACattaaagatggctgccatagGATCCCACATAGATAATAGGTGGCGTGATCGTGCGCGGGGATTATGAGAAACATGACCGCGATGAATAATATGGCGCCGTAAACATTCGCTATTAGAATCGTACTAATGGGGTTTCTTTTGGAAACAGAGTCAGGTAGGACTCCATGGTATAGCATAAGAATTACAATACACGTTGGGACACTTGAAAACAACATGAACGCTTGAAAGATGAACTGTTTGTTTACATATGTTAATTTTGTCTCTCCCTTCAGAACGCCGTGACAGTAGTCGCCGCTCTGAACCAGAGAGCAATGTGTAATGTCCTCCGTGTACAAGTCAATTTCAAAGTCCACAGCAAACTCTTGGTTATCTCCCTTTCCTTTAGATATCACTCTCGATTCGCTGCCGTTTAAGTAGATCGCGGCATGAACGTGAGAGTCCGTGTCCACACGATTGAAGTCGATCAGAATGGCCTCCATGTTACACCCGGGGACTTGACGTGGATCGTGTACGAGCCGCCCGGAGAGTCTCGTGCGGCATGCTCTCGCGTTTGTGTCTCTGACCATTCTCCTCGTGGTTGCCTGCAGATACCAATAAAATGACACCTCACGGACCGTATCATCTCGCATCGTTCCAGGATCTCCTTGGCCTAACTCTTTCCAAACAGTGTCACCGCGATCCTCAAAATGAAGCTTTGGCGCCATTTTGTAGGCCTCCTCCAGAGGTGACTGAGAATTTGTCGTCAAGGTCAATTTCTGGTGTACCTCTATCACTGTCATTGCAGCATCGTTGAGTGCAATTGACCTCAGATTGCGCAACGACGCACCGGATGACCCAAGGCAGGTCGGTTCATGTCCAAGGACAAGGTCAGCTTGTGTCACGGCGAGAACGAGGCTGATGAAGAACCCTTTGAGTTTGAGGAGGTTGGTGCCTTGCATCTGCAAAAAATGAACAATATTCAGCTTTTGTCGCCAGGTGGATCTGAGCCGGAGGGGGTAGGGGGTGCAATCAAGGAGCTGAAGTGTCCGCATATGTGCTCTCAGATAGTTCATACACCATGATCGGAAGGAATAGTCACTCTTATGGTACGTTCTTATTTCTCTGTCCTTCACACACACACATGTACacaatagacgaattcgaagaacgccaaaaaatcaaatgcttacac
The sequence above is a segment of the Lineus longissimus chromosome 12, tnLinLong1.2, whole genome shotgun sequence genome. Coding sequences within it:
- the LOC135497295 gene encoding uncharacterized protein LOC135497295 gives rise to the protein MVAEKALLAVCAASIIMVVAVQAVERPMEFIPPSEPCRPDMKSCEYWLHIVVALTAVHMKKMTFPWNGKIYYHSPTNNYAGSTPVNTSDVIVADGYPESRMLYLVNGTLPGPTLTVYKGQNITVHIKNHMTEPATSIHFHGIVQQGTPYADGVSFVTQCPIYPGQTFAHNFNITQPGGTYWYHAHAGNQRTMGIYGAFIIKNKPVPNKPEPEEHVIQLQDYNHDWSSEMNFFKVAYGMFKGTTKINGTASHDGGMFSNFNIQSGLINGLGRWYNTSTTHNGAPLTKFKVKKGSNYRLRVINAGALYPFRFSVDEHELTAVATDGSDVEPIPVESFIINPGERYDVMLEANKTVKNYMIRAQTLDVGLNHIAEAVLNYQGVDSHDEPTTSRRACTPAKPCKVLNCPFTYYPKENNTESNIECISVDQLRGKEGDAPKAGNSSYKQFFLNFAFPGIGWTPASVNGRTFHHPQVNPLGQMDEMHWGCDPEKCGEDKVCACTYHLDINYGDTVQMVFLNMGQGKGFGHPVHLHGHSFYVVKQGFAQYNSTTGKFIGDNLDINCRGNRNRTETFCNAATWSDSAWDGDNIPGLNLKKPPLKDTIIVPTSSYVIIRFKADNPGVWILHCHIEMHNIDGMAMMVREGKDRIPKPPKGFPTCRNFDYDGSYALQESKPTDKPRTKGEEFNYRDAFWAVAGILILLVATNVVIVVWCCCCLKREPEPPRSRNSAKYHDNGGLTGDDRKAATDVKF
- the LOC135497005 gene encoding uncharacterized protein LOC135497005; its protein translation is MVAEKALLAVCAASIIMVVAVQAVERPMEFIPPSEPCRPDMKSCEYWLHIVVALTAVHMKKMTFPWNGKIYYHSPTNNYTGSTPVNTSDVIVADGYPESRMLYLVNGTLPGPTLTVYKGQNITVHIKNHMTEPATSIHFHGIVQQGTPYADGVSFVTQCPIYPGQTFAHNFNITQPGGTYWYHAHAGNQRTMGIYGAFIIKNKPVPNKPEPEEHVIQLQDYNHDWSSEMNFFKVAYGLFKGTTKINGTASHDGGMFSNFNIQSGLINGLGRWYNTSTTHNGAPLTKFKVKKGSNYRLRVINAGALYPFRFSVDEHELTAVATDGSDVEPIPVESFIINPGERYDVMLEANKTVKNYMIRAQTLDVGLNHIAEAVLNYQGVDSHDEPTTSRRACTPAKPCKVLNCPFTYYPKENNTESNIECISVDQLRGKEGDAPKAGNSSYKQFFLNFAFPGIGWTPASVNGRTFHHPQVNPLGQMDEMHWGCDPEKCGEDKVCACTYHLDINYGDTVQMVFLNMGQGKGFGHPVHLHGHSFYVVKQGFAQYNSTTGKFIGDNLDINCRGNRNRTETFCNAATWSDSAWDGDNIPGLNLKKPPLKDTIIVPTSSYVIIRFKADNPGVWILHCHIEMHNNDGMAMMVREGKDRIPKPPKGFPTCRNFDYDGSYALQESKPTDKPRTKGEEFNYRDAFWAVAGILILLVATNVVIVVWCCCCLKREPEPPRSRNSAKYHDNGGVTGDDRKAATDVKF
- the LOC135496976 gene encoding uncharacterized protein LOC135496976, with protein sequence MQGTNLLKLKGFFISLVLAVTQADLVLGHEPTCLGSSGASLRNLRSIALNDAAMTVIEVHQKLTLTTNSQSPLEEAYKMAPKLHFEDRGDTVWKELGQGDPGTMRDDTVREVSFYWYLQATTRRMVRDTNARACRTRLSGRLVHDPRQVPGCNMEAILIDFNRVDTDSHVHAAIYLNGSESRVISKGKGDNQEFAVDFEIDLYTEDITHCSLVQSGDYCHGVLKGETKLTYVNKQFIFQAFMLFSSVPTCIVILMLYHGVLPDSVSKRNPISTILIANVYGAILFIAVMFLIIPAHDHATYYLCGILWQPSLMSSLHSMFFYLYEPSLVLCPIFLVCGYLVYKARCVDTGTLQQLAIAAQCASVMYQIWIALFASVIFRTEGQGFSFIVTLTIVQIFLTCEFGSWVEEPESERKTRVD